From Bradyrhizobium sp. AZCC 1610:
CCGCCGATATCGTAACTGTGCTAAATACGCAGCAGACGTTATTCCAGGCCGAAGATTTGCTGTGGCAGGCCCAATTGGCCCGGCTGCTCGCGATCGTCAGTCTCTATCAGGCGCTGGGGGGCGGCTGGGAGCCCAGGATGGAGAGGGCGGTCAATGCTCTTTAAGCCGGAAGTAAAGGACGACGCGAAGACGGCGCGCAAGCGCGTCGCGCGTGGCATTGGCCGGCGGATGGTATCGCTGACCATCACGCTATTGATCCTCGGCGGCCTCGGCTATCTCGGCTGGAACGCCTTCCAGCAGAAGCAGACCGGCCGTGGCGGGCCCGGCGCACGCCCCGACCTCCCGGTGCCGGTGCTGGCGGCTGTGCCGCGCACGCAGGATGTGCCGGTTTATCTCGAAGCGGTGGGCTCGGTCCGCGCGCTGAACAATGTGATCGTGCGCGCGCAGGTCGACGGCAAGCTGATCAAGGTGAATTTCGTTGAGGGCCAGGACGTCAAGCAGGGCGACGTGCTGGCCGAAATCGACCCTGTGATCTACCAGGCCCAGTACGATCAGGCGGTGGCGAAGAAGGCGCAGGATGAGGCGCTGCTTGCCAACCAGAAGCTCGATCTGGCGCGCTATCAGCAGCTTGCCGCGTCGAATGCCGGCTCCAAGCAGCAGGCCGATACGCAGCGCTCGGTGGTCGCCCAGCAGGAAGCACTGGTGCAGGCCGACCAGGCCGCGATCGACAATGCTCGGGCGATGCTCGGCTATACCAAGGTCATCGCGCCGCTGACGGGGCGCGTCGGCCTGCGCCAGGTCGACCAGGGCAACATCATCCGCGCTTCTGACGTCACCGGCCTCGTCATCATCACGCAGTTGCAGCCGATCGCGGTGCAGTTCAGCCTGCCGCAGCAGCAGATCGTGCGAGTCAACGCCGCTGCCGCCAAGGGCGTGCTGGCGGTGGATGTGTTCGGCAATGACGGCGTGACGGTCGTCGATACAGGTACGCTCAAGGGCATCGACAACCAGGTCGATCCGACCACGGGCACGCTGAAGCTGAAGGCCGAATTTCCGAACGCCAAGTTTCAGCTCTGGCCCGGACAGTTCGTCAATGTGCGGCTGAGGGTCGAAACGCTGGAGAAGGCGATCGTGGTGCCGACGTCGGCGGTCCAGCGTGGTCCCGTTGGGACGTTCAGCTATGTGATCGGCCCCGATAATGTCGCGACCGCCAAGCCAGTCGTGGTGACGCAGCAGAACGAAAACGACGCGGTGATCGCGAGCGGCCTTTCGACCTCCGACCGCGTCGTGACCACAGGCTTTGCCAATCTTTCCGACGGCGCCAAGGTTTTGATCGGCACCGATGATCGGGCGCCGACCGCCGACCTCGCGCCGCGCAAGCGCAGCCGTTCGCCGGACGCCAAGGGAGATTCCAAGGGCGGTCAGGGCAAGGATGGCGAACACCGCGGCAAGCGCGAGCGCGGCGAGGGTGATCTGAAGGGACAAACCGGCCCGGCACCAGCCGAGCCGTCGGGCGGCGCTGCGAAGTCGCAGCCATGATCCACGCGCCGCACGCCTGAAAATGAATTCGCAAGTGAGGACGCAACCATGAGCGTCTCCGAACCGTTCATCCGCCGGCCGATCGCGACCTCGCTGTTGGGGATCGCGCTGATGATCGGCGGCGCGCTCGGCTATTGGGCGCTGCCGGTATCGGCGCTGCCGCAGGTCGATTTTCCGACCGTGCAGGTGACGACGCAACTGCCGGGCGCCAGCCCCGACGTGATCGCGTCGCTGATCACGGCACCGCTGGAGCGGCAGCTCGGGCAGATTCCGTCGTTGTCGTCGATGCAGTCGACCTCCTCGTTCGGCGTCAGCCAGATCTCGCTGCAGTTCGACCTCAACCGCGACATCGATGGCGCCACCCAGGACGTGCAGGCCGCGATCAACGCCGCCGCCGGGATCCTGCCGAGAAACCTGCCGTATCCGCCGACCTACGCCAAGGTCAATCCGGCCGATGCGCCGGTCCTGACACTGGCGCTGACGTCGGAGACGATTTCGCTGCGCGCGATGAGCGATATTGCCGACACCATCCTCGGCCAGCGGCTCAGCCAGATTTCCGGCGTTGGGCGCGTTGCAATACTCGGCGGGCTCAAGCCCGCGGTGCGTGTGCAGGCCGATTTGGCGCGGCTCGCCGCCTACGGCATTTCGATGGAGGATCTGCGCAACGCTATCGCGGGCGCCAACGTGTCGGGGCCGAAGGGATCGCTCGACGGCGCGCAGCAGGCCTACACCATCGCCGCCAACGACCAGATCGCGGCGGCGGAGGCGTACAAGCCGATCATCATCGCCTATCGCAACGGCTCGCCGGTCACGATCGGCGACGTCGCCATCATCATCGATGGGCTGGAGAACGATCGCACCGGCGGCTGGTATCAGGGCACGCCGGCCGTGATCATCGACATCCAGCGGCAACCCGGTGCCAACGTGATCGAGGTGGTCCGGCAGATCCGTGCGGAAATTCCAAAAGTGCAGCGCGCGATCCCGGCCGGCGTCAACCTGACCATCGTCTCCGACCGCACCGTCACCATTCGGGCGTCCGTCCGCGACGTCCAGTTCACGCTGATCCTTTCCGTGGTGCTGGTGACGCTGGTAGTGCTGCTGTTCCTGCGGTCGCTGCGCGCGACGCTGATCGCGGGCGTGGCGCTGCCGCTGTCGCTGATCACGAGCTTCGGCATCATGTATTTTTCGGGCTTCAGCCTCGACAATCTGTCGCTGATGGCGCTGACGATCGGAACCGGCTTCGTGGTCGACGACGCCATCGTGATGATCGAGAACATCGTCCGTCACATGGAAAACGGCGAGTCCGTGATGGAGGCGTCGCTGAAGGGCGCCAGCGAAATTGGCTTCACCGTGATTTCGCTGACGGTGTCGCTGATCGCGGTGTTCATCCCGCTATTGTTCATGTCCGGACTGGTCGGGCGCATGTTCCGCGAATTCGCGCTGACGCTGACGATCGCGGTCGTGACCTCGGCGATCGTGTCGCTGACGCTGACGCCGATGATGTGCTCGCGGCTGCTCAAGCATGTCGGCGAGGAGATGACGGTCCCGGGGCTTGCCGCCGTCAGCCGCTTCATCGACCGCATGGTCGCGTTCTACCATCGCACGCTGCTGTGGGTGCTGCAGCGCCAGCGCGCAACGCTGGTGGTGACGTTCGCCACCATCGCCGCGACGCTTGTCTTGTATGTGATCGCGCCGAAGGGCTTTTTGCCGCTGCAGGACACCGCGTCGATCACGGCGGTGACCGAGGCCGGGCCCGATGTTTCCTTTGTCGAGATGCAGAGCCGGCAGGCGGCGGCAGCGGCTGCGATCCAGGCCGATCCGGATGTCGTCGGCGTGGTCTCCGTGATCGGCGCGGGGTCCGTCAATCCGACCACCAATGTCGGACGCCTGGTGATGACGCTCAGGCCGCGCGGCGAACGGCACGATGACATTTCCGCCGTGGTCGACCGGCTGAAACAACGCACCGCGTCGATCCCCGGCATGACCATCTATTTCCAGCCGGTGCAGGACGTGCAGATCTCGACCCAGTCGAGCCGCTCGCAGTACCAGTATACGCTGACCGGCACCGATGCGACGCAGGTCTCGCTGTGGTCGCAGAAGCTGATCGCCGAAATGCGCCGGGATCCGCTGTTCCGCGACGTTTCGTCGGAAGCGCAGGAGGGCGGCTTGCGTGCCGCGCTCGACATCAATCGGCAGCGCGCCGGCCAGCTCGGCGTTAGCCTCCAGGCGGTCAACGACACCCTCAACGACGCCTTCGCACAGCGGCAGATTTCGACCATCTACGGCCAGGCCAACCAGTATCGCGTGGTGCTGGAGGCGATGCCGATGTACCAGCGCGATCCGTCGATCCTGTCAAAGCTCTATCTGCCGGGAGCCGCGAGTACGACCGCAGGCGCCCCCGGCGCGCAGGTGCCGCTGTCGGCGGTGGCGACGCTGACCCGCACCACCGCGCCGCTGGCGATTTCGCATCTGGCGCAGTTCCCGGCGGTCTCGCTCAGCTTCAACCTCGCGCCCGGCGAGGCGCTGGGCGATGCCGTCGAGGCGGTCAAGAAAATCGAGACCAGCATCGGCATGCCCGGCAGTATCGTCGGCGTCTACGCAGGCGATGCCGCCGAATTCGCGAAATCGCTGGCCGGCCAGCCCTGGCTCATTCTGGCGGCGATCGTCACCATCTACATCGTGCTTGGCGTGCTCTACGAGAGCTACATCCACCCGATCACTATTCTCTCGACGCTGCCGTCCGCGGGCGTCGGCGCTATTCTGGCGCTGATGCTGTTCGGGCAGGACCTGTCGGTGATCGGCCTGATCGGCATCATTCTGTTGATGGGCATCGTCAAGAAGAACGCGATCATGATGATCGACTTCGCGCTGGAGGCGGAGCGGCATCAGGGCATGTCGCCTCATGAAGCCATCGTGCAAGCCTGCCTGTTGCGGTTCCGCCCGATCATGATGACGACGCTGGCCGCGTTGTTCGGCGCGCTGCCGCTGGCGATCGAAAGCGGGACCGGCGCCGAGCTACGCTTTCCGCTCGGCATTTCCATCATCGGCGGCCTGCTGCTGAGCCAGGTGCTGACGCTCTACACGACGCCCGTGATCTATCTGGCGCTCGACCGGATCAATCGCAAAATCGAGAAGGCCGTGCCGGACCCAGGGCCTCCCGGGCCGACGGTTGCCGGCGCCACCGAGGGGATGCAGTAGATGGCATCGATCTCGGAGCCCTTCATCCGCCGGCCGGTGGGCACCACACTGCTGGCGATCGGGCTCTTTCTGGTCGGCATCGTCGCCTATGTCTTCCTGCCGGTCTCGTCGGTACCGAACGTCGATTTTCCGATGATCCGGGTGTCGGCGACGCGGCCCGGCGCGGATCCGTCCGTCATGGCGTCGACCGTTGCCGCGCCGCTCGAACGCCGGCTCGGCCAGATCGCGGGCCTCGACCAGATCACCTCGACCAGTTCACTCGGCACCACCAGCATCCAGCTTCAATTCTCGATCGGCCGCGACATCGACCGCGCCGCGCGCGATGTGCAGGCCGCGATCAACGCCTCGCTGGCGGATCTGCCGAGCGACCTGCCGTCGCTGCCGCGATTCCGCAAAGCCAATCCGGCGGCTGCCCCCGTGTTCGTGCTGGCGCTGACGTCGAAGACGCTGACGACCAGCGCGATGTACGACGTCGCCGACACCGTGATCGCGCAACGCATCTCGCAGGTGCCGGGCGTCGGCGAGGTCAACGTCACCGGCGCCGACCAGCCGGCGGTACGGATTGCGTTGAACCCTGTGGCCCTGTCGAATGCTGATATCGCGACCGACGACGTGCGGCTCGCCATCATCAACGCCAATCCGCTGGGGCCGGTCGGCATCTTCAACGGCGGCCGCCAGAGCGAGACGATCTCGACCAACAAGCAGATGCGCACCGCGGCCGAATTCCGCGACATTATCGTCAAGAGCTCGGCCGGCAATTTCGTCCGCCTCGCCGACGTTGCCGAGGTCGAGGATTCCGTCCGCAACAGCCGCTCGATCGCCTGGTTCAACAAGCAGCCGGCGGTCCTGATCCAGATCACCAAGCAGGGCGACGCCAATGTGATCGACACCGTCGATCGAGTGAGGGCGCTGTTGCCGGAACTGAAGCAGTGGCTGCCCGGCGGTGTGGAAATTTCGACGCTGGTCGACCGCACCGGCACCATCCGCGCCAGCGTGCTCGACATGCAGTTCACGCTGCTGGCGACCGCGTTCCTGGTGATGGTGGTGGTGTTCGCGTTCCTGCGGCGGCTGACGCCGACCATTGCCGCCGGCGTCTCGGTGCCGCTGGCGCTGGCCGGCACCTGCGCCGGCATGTGGCTCGCCGGCTTCTCGATCGACAATCTGTCGCTGATGGCGCTCGCGATTTCCGTCGGCTTCGTGGTCGACGACGCCATCGTCATGATCGAGAATATGTACCGCAACCTCGAACATGGGATGGCGCCTTATCCGGCTGCACTAGAGGGCGCCAAGCAGATCGGCTTCACGGTGCTGTCGATCAGCCTGTCGCTGATCGCCGCGTTTACGCCCCTGATCTTCATGGACGGGATCGTCGGCCGGCTGCTGCGCGAGTTCTCGCTGACGCTGACCTTTGCCATTGTGGTGTCGACCGTGGTGTCGCTCACGGTCACGCCGATGATCTGCGCACACTACATCAAGGAAGCGACCTCCGACCGTGCGACCTGGTTCGACCGCCTGGTCGAGGGCACGCTTTCGCGCATCGTTTCCTTCTACACCCGGACGCTGCGGGCGGTGCTTGGCTTTCCGTTTCTGACGCTGATCGTGTTCTTTGCGACCATCGCGCTGACGGTGGTGCTCTATATCAAGATTCCGAAAGGCTATTTTCCGACCGACGACAGCGGCCTTGTGATCGGCGCGACGCGGGCTTCCCCCGACACCTCGTTCCAGGCGATGCTCGGGTTGCAGCAGCAACTGGCCGATATCGTGATGGCCGATCCGGCGGTGGCCGGCGTCGGTTCATCGCTCGGCGGCAGCGCCGGTCCGGGCGGCGGCGGCTCCAACCGCGGCACCATGTTCATCAGCCTGAAGCCGCCGGAGGAGCGGGCGGGCCTATCGACTGCGCAAGTGATCGATCGCCTGCGGCGGAATCTCTACCGGGTGGCCGGCATCCGCCTGTTCATGTTCGCCGCGCAGGACATCCGTACCGGCGGGCGGCAGAGCGACTCCGACTACCAATATACGCTGTCGAGCACAGACCTCGATCTGCTGCAGAAATGGGCGCCCCTGGTGGCCAAACGTATGGAGACGGTGGCGGGCATCACCGACATCTCCAGCGACCGCGACCCCGGCGGGTTGCAATTGTCGCTGGTGATCGATCGCAAGACCGCATCGAGCCTCGGCGTTCGCGTCCAGGACATCGACAACGCCCTGAACAACGCGTTCGCGCAGCGGCAGATTTCGATCATCTATACCCAGCGCAACCAGTACATGGTGGTGCTGGAAATCGACCCG
This genomic window contains:
- a CDS encoding efflux RND transporter periplasmic adaptor subunit, which gives rise to MLFKPEVKDDAKTARKRVARGIGRRMVSLTITLLILGGLGYLGWNAFQQKQTGRGGPGARPDLPVPVLAAVPRTQDVPVYLEAVGSVRALNNVIVRAQVDGKLIKVNFVEGQDVKQGDVLAEIDPVIYQAQYDQAVAKKAQDEALLANQKLDLARYQQLAASNAGSKQQADTQRSVVAQQEALVQADQAAIDNARAMLGYTKVIAPLTGRVGLRQVDQGNIIRASDVTGLVIITQLQPIAVQFSLPQQQIVRVNAAAAKGVLAVDVFGNDGVTVVDTGTLKGIDNQVDPTTGTLKLKAEFPNAKFQLWPGQFVNVRLRVETLEKAIVVPTSAVQRGPVGTFSYVIGPDNVATAKPVVVTQQNENDAVIASGLSTSDRVVTTGFANLSDGAKVLIGTDDRAPTADLAPRKRSRSPDAKGDSKGGQGKDGEHRGKRERGEGDLKGQTGPAPAEPSGGAAKSQP
- a CDS encoding efflux RND transporter permease subunit, producing MSVSEPFIRRPIATSLLGIALMIGGALGYWALPVSALPQVDFPTVQVTTQLPGASPDVIASLITAPLERQLGQIPSLSSMQSTSSFGVSQISLQFDLNRDIDGATQDVQAAINAAAGILPRNLPYPPTYAKVNPADAPVLTLALTSETISLRAMSDIADTILGQRLSQISGVGRVAILGGLKPAVRVQADLARLAAYGISMEDLRNAIAGANVSGPKGSLDGAQQAYTIAANDQIAAAEAYKPIIIAYRNGSPVTIGDVAIIIDGLENDRTGGWYQGTPAVIIDIQRQPGANVIEVVRQIRAEIPKVQRAIPAGVNLTIVSDRTVTIRASVRDVQFTLILSVVLVTLVVLLFLRSLRATLIAGVALPLSLITSFGIMYFSGFSLDNLSLMALTIGTGFVVDDAIVMIENIVRHMENGESVMEASLKGASEIGFTVISLTVSLIAVFIPLLFMSGLVGRMFREFALTLTIAVVTSAIVSLTLTPMMCSRLLKHVGEEMTVPGLAAVSRFIDRMVAFYHRTLLWVLQRQRATLVVTFATIAATLVLYVIAPKGFLPLQDTASITAVTEAGPDVSFVEMQSRQAAAAAAIQADPDVVGVVSVIGAGSVNPTTNVGRLVMTLRPRGERHDDISAVVDRLKQRTASIPGMTIYFQPVQDVQISTQSSRSQYQYTLTGTDATQVSLWSQKLIAEMRRDPLFRDVSSEAQEGGLRAALDINRQRAGQLGVSLQAVNDTLNDAFAQRQISTIYGQANQYRVVLEAMPMYQRDPSILSKLYLPGAASTTAGAPGAQVPLSAVATLTRTTAPLAISHLAQFPAVSLSFNLAPGEALGDAVEAVKKIETSIGMPGSIVGVYAGDAAEFAKSLAGQPWLILAAIVTIYIVLGVLYESYIHPITILSTLPSAGVGAILALMLFGQDLSVIGLIGIILLMGIVKKNAIMMIDFALEAERHQGMSPHEAIVQACLLRFRPIMMTTLAALFGALPLAIESGTGAELRFPLGISIIGGLLLSQVLTLYTTPVIYLALDRINRKIEKAVPDPGPPGPTVAGATEGMQ
- a CDS encoding efflux RND transporter permease subunit, whose protein sequence is MASISEPFIRRPVGTTLLAIGLFLVGIVAYVFLPVSSVPNVDFPMIRVSATRPGADPSVMASTVAAPLERRLGQIAGLDQITSTSSLGTTSIQLQFSIGRDIDRAARDVQAAINASLADLPSDLPSLPRFRKANPAAAPVFVLALTSKTLTTSAMYDVADTVIAQRISQVPGVGEVNVTGADQPAVRIALNPVALSNADIATDDVRLAIINANPLGPVGIFNGGRQSETISTNKQMRTAAEFRDIIVKSSAGNFVRLADVAEVEDSVRNSRSIAWFNKQPAVLIQITKQGDANVIDTVDRVRALLPELKQWLPGGVEISTLVDRTGTIRASVLDMQFTLLATAFLVMVVVFAFLRRLTPTIAAGVSVPLALAGTCAGMWLAGFSIDNLSLMALAISVGFVVDDAIVMIENMYRNLEHGMAPYPAALEGAKQIGFTVLSISLSLIAAFTPLIFMDGIVGRLLREFSLTLTFAIVVSTVVSLTVTPMICAHYIKEATSDRATWFDRLVEGTLSRIVSFYTRTLRAVLGFPFLTLIVFFATIALTVVLYIKIPKGYFPTDDSGLVIGATRASPDTSFQAMLGLQQQLADIVMADPAVAGVGSSLGGSAGPGGGGSNRGTMFISLKPPEERAGLSTAQVIDRLRRNLYRVAGIRLFMFAAQDIRTGGRQSDSDYQYTLSSTDLDLLQKWAPLVAKRMETVAGITDISSDRDPGGLQLSLVIDRKTASSLGVRVQDIDNALNNAFAQRQISIIYTQRNQYMVVLEIDPKFQNDPSNLERIFVAGANDAQVPLSAVVRYQRGLSPLAVYHSQSFPSTTVSFNLLPDVPLEVATSNIQRAVEELHMPEGIRGSFDGNAGDFNKTSGRQPLLILGALVAMYIVLGVLYESLAHPITIISTLPSAGLGALLALQVTNTPLTVIAFVGIILLIGIVKKNGIMMVDFALDAERNRGLSSADAIFEACRVRFRPILMTTMAALFAGIPLVIASGPGTELRRPLGITIIGGLIVSQILTLYTTPVIYLLIDRLRQRSRPAAVAAPAE